In Bradyrhizobium erythrophlei, a single genomic region encodes these proteins:
- a CDS encoding amino acid ABC transporter permease, with the protein MSIGPRPPPRQLVAKLRRVLGGGAGWNGFFLQILFVALLGWIAYDIVANVRSNLETQRIAAGFGFLSNNAGFDVNQSLIPYSQSDTYARVFVVGLLNTLLVAIIGIFFATVIGFLVALGRLSPNWLLARISGGYVELLRNIPLLFQILFWYLAVLGTLPSPRQSISLFGVIFLSNRGLVVPTPIPQPGWEPVAIALLIAIAASLLFRFYARRQLFQTGRVVTIWPYVVGLLIALPLVASLVFGAPVSFEIPELKGFNFAGGSRIIPELVALTLALSTYTGAFIAEVVRSGILAVHKGQMEAGSSLGLTRGATLRLIVVPQAMRVILPPLTNQYLNLTKNSSLAVAIGYPDLVSVFAGTSLNQTGQAIEIIGITMGVYLLISLVTSAVMSFYNWRIGRSMGV; encoded by the coding sequence ATGAGTATCGGGCCACGACCACCGCCGCGGCAGCTTGTCGCGAAACTGCGGCGGGTGCTTGGTGGCGGTGCAGGCTGGAATGGGTTTTTCCTTCAGATCCTGTTCGTGGCCCTGCTTGGCTGGATCGCCTACGACATCGTCGCCAATGTTCGAAGCAATCTGGAGACGCAACGAATTGCCGCCGGCTTCGGCTTCTTGAGCAACAACGCAGGCTTCGACGTCAATCAGAGTCTCATTCCGTATTCGCAGTCGGATACTTATGCCCGGGTTTTCGTTGTTGGCCTGCTCAACACGCTGTTGGTTGCGATCATCGGCATTTTCTTCGCAACCGTGATCGGATTCCTGGTGGCGCTGGGCCGGCTGTCGCCGAACTGGCTGCTGGCGCGGATTTCCGGCGGTTACGTGGAATTGCTGCGCAACATCCCGCTCTTGTTTCAGATCCTGTTCTGGTATCTCGCGGTGCTCGGGACGCTGCCGTCGCCGAGGCAGAGCATTTCGCTGTTCGGCGTTATTTTCCTGTCCAATCGAGGATTGGTTGTTCCAACTCCCATTCCACAGCCCGGATGGGAACCGGTGGCGATTGCGCTGCTGATCGCGATCGCAGCTTCGCTGCTGTTTCGGTTCTACGCGCGCCGGCAACTGTTCCAAACCGGCCGGGTGGTAACGATCTGGCCTTATGTCGTCGGCTTGTTGATCGCTCTGCCGCTGGTCGCTTCGCTGGTATTCGGCGCGCCTGTCAGTTTTGAAATTCCAGAGCTCAAGGGGTTCAATTTTGCCGGCGGATCGCGGATCATTCCCGAACTCGTGGCGCTGACGCTGGCGCTATCGACCTATACGGGCGCCTTTATCGCCGAGGTCGTGCGTTCGGGGATTCTGGCGGTTCACAAAGGACAGATGGAGGCGGGCTCTTCGCTCGGGCTGACGCGGGGCGCGACCTTGCGGCTGATCGTGGTGCCGCAAGCGATGCGCGTGATCCTGCCGCCGCTGACCAATCAATATCTCAACCTCACCAAGAACTCATCGCTGGCGGTCGCGATCGGCTATCCCGATCTGGTCTCGGTTTTTGCGGGCACATCGTTGAACCAGACCGGGCAGGCGATCGAAATCATCGGTATCACGATGGGCGTTTACTTGCTGATCTCGCTGGTCACGAGCGCCGTTATGAGTTTCTACAACTGGCGGATCGGGCGGAGCATGGGCGTATGA
- a CDS encoding amino acid ABC transporter substrate-binding protein, whose product MKRVSFVLALALAAAFSAQSATAQTLKTIKDRGMVACGVSQGLPGFSAPDDKGNWTGIDVDVCRAVAAAIFNDPTKVKFVALSAKDRFTALQSGEIDLLSRNTTWTLSRDTTLGANFTGVTYYDGQGFMVRKALKVNSALELNSASVCVQTGTTTEQNLADFFKSNNMKYEVVAFAGADETVKAYESGRCDAFTTDASGLYAYRLKMTNPADHVVLPEIISKEPLGPMVRHGDDQWFDLVKWVLFAMVDAEELGITQRNVDEMAKSDKPELKRVLGTDGNFGEQLGLTKDWVIRILKAVGNYGETFDRNVGAGSPLGIARGLNALWNKGGIQYAPPIR is encoded by the coding sequence ATGAAACGCGTCTCCTTTGTCCTAGCTCTTGCTCTCGCCGCCGCTTTTTCGGCCCAGTCTGCCACCGCGCAGACCCTCAAAACGATCAAGGACCGGGGCATGGTGGCCTGTGGCGTCAGCCAGGGACTGCCGGGCTTCTCCGCACCCGACGACAAGGGAAACTGGACCGGAATCGATGTTGATGTCTGCCGCGCGGTCGCCGCGGCCATTTTCAATGATCCGACCAAGGTCAAATTCGTGGCGCTATCGGCCAAGGACCGTTTCACGGCCCTGCAATCCGGCGAAATCGACCTGTTGTCGCGCAATACGACCTGGACGCTCTCTCGCGACACCACGCTCGGCGCCAATTTTACCGGGGTGACATATTACGACGGGCAGGGCTTCATGGTGAGGAAGGCGCTCAAGGTCAACTCCGCGCTCGAACTGAACAGTGCTTCGGTCTGCGTGCAGACCGGAACGACCACCGAACAAAACCTCGCCGACTTCTTTAAAAGCAACAATATGAAATACGAGGTGGTCGCGTTCGCCGGCGCAGATGAGACCGTCAAAGCCTACGAGTCCGGTCGCTGCGATGCCTTCACGACCGATGCCTCGGGACTCTACGCTTACCGTCTCAAGATGACCAATCCCGCCGATCACGTCGTGCTCCCCGAAATCATTTCGAAGGAGCCGCTCGGCCCGATGGTGCGCCATGGCGACGATCAATGGTTCGACCTCGTCAAATGGGTGCTGTTTGCCATGGTCGACGCCGAAGAACTCGGCATCACCCAGAGGAACGTCGATGAGATGGCGAAATCGGATAAACCGGAATTGAAGCGGGTGCTTGGGACCGACGGCAATTTCGGTGAACAGCTAGGCCTCACCAAGGATTGGGTTATCAGGATCCTCAAGGCCGTGGGCAACTACGGCGAGACCTTCGATCGCAACGTTGGCGCCGGCTCGCCGCTCGGGATAGCGCGCGGCCTTAATGCGCTCTGGAACAAGGGTGGAATTCAGTACGCGCCGCCGATCCGCTGA
- the metC gene encoding cystathionine beta-lyase, protein MSAGDDENTLPLKIETALVTAGRDTKAQKGFVNPPVVHGSTVLYPTVDDLRAHRGEFRYGRHGTPTTRALQQALMALEGPQCAGVGIAQSGAAAISTALLSLLKSGDHLLVCDNAYQPTRNFCNGILTRYGVETTYFDPMIGSAIASLFKPSTKAVLIEAPGSQSFEMPDLPAIASAAHAHGAIVIDDNTWATPLFHRSLEQGVDISVQAATKYIGGHSDIMFGTISANARTWPAISEGIRLLGVCAGPDDVFLAIRGLRTLAVRLAQHHRSALEMAHWLAQRPEVARVLYPALESDPGHAIWKRDFTGASGLFSIVLNPVAQTSVDAMLDSLKLFGMGYSWGGFESLIIPFDCTGYRTATKWEPGGPTLRLHIGLENVEDLKADLARGFEVLRAA, encoded by the coding sequence ATGAGCGCCGGCGACGACGAGAACACCCTGCCGCTAAAGATCGAAACTGCGCTTGTGACCGCGGGGCGCGACACCAAAGCGCAGAAGGGTTTCGTCAACCCACCCGTCGTTCACGGTTCCACCGTGCTTTACCCCACGGTGGACGACCTGCGCGCCCACCGCGGCGAGTTCCGGTACGGCCGCCACGGCACCCCCACGACGAGAGCCCTGCAGCAAGCGCTGATGGCACTCGAAGGGCCGCAGTGCGCAGGCGTCGGCATCGCTCAATCGGGAGCGGCCGCCATCAGCACGGCCCTGCTCTCGCTGCTGAAATCAGGCGACCATCTCCTGGTCTGCGACAATGCCTACCAACCGACACGCAATTTCTGTAACGGGATACTCACGCGCTATGGCGTCGAGACCACCTATTTCGATCCGATGATCGGCTCCGCGATCGCGAGTTTATTCAAGCCCAGCACGAAAGCCGTGCTCATCGAGGCACCCGGCTCGCAGTCCTTTGAAATGCCGGACCTTCCCGCCATCGCATCCGCCGCGCATGCCCATGGCGCGATCGTGATCGACGACAACACTTGGGCGACGCCGCTATTTCATCGCTCGCTGGAGCAAGGCGTCGATATCAGCGTCCAGGCCGCCACCAAATATATCGGCGGACATTCCGACATCATGTTTGGCACGATCTCGGCCAACGCAAGAACGTGGCCTGCGATTTCCGAGGGGATCCGGCTGCTCGGGGTCTGTGCCGGTCCCGACGACGTCTTTCTCGCGATCCGCGGATTGCGGACGCTGGCGGTGCGGCTCGCTCAGCACCATCGATCCGCGCTGGAAATGGCGCATTGGCTGGCGCAGCGGCCGGAGGTCGCGCGTGTGCTTTACCCGGCGCTTGAAAGCGATCCCGGACATGCAATCTGGAAGCGGGACTTTACCGGAGCCTCCGGTCTGTTCAGTATCGTTCTCAATCCGGTTGCGCAAACGTCAGTCGATGCCATGCTCGACAGTCTCAAGCTGTTCGGCATGGGCTACTCCTGGGGCGGCTTTGAAAGCCTTATCATCCCCTTTGACTGCACCGGATATCGCACGGCGACAAAATGGGAGCCGGGCGGACCGACGCTCCGGCTGCACATTGGTCTTGAGAACGTCGAAGACCTGAAGGCCGATCTAGCGCGCGGATTTGAAGTCCTGCGCGCAGCCTAA
- a CDS encoding lipid-A-disaccharide synthase N-terminal domain-containing protein, which translates to MLIQYGQALGNYLYDIFVAKFDFWLAFGLIAQLAFAARFLVQWIASERAGKSVVPLAFWFFSICGGLLTLIYGLVKREPVIIIGQLASNIIYVRNLMLIFKSRAQVSETLDS; encoded by the coding sequence ATGCTGATCCAATACGGCCAAGCCCTTGGCAATTACCTTTACGATATATTTGTCGCCAAGTTCGACTTCTGGCTGGCCTTCGGCCTGATTGCACAACTCGCCTTTGCCGCGCGCTTCCTGGTGCAGTGGATCGCGAGCGAGCGGGCGGGAAAAAGCGTGGTGCCGCTGGCGTTCTGGTTTTTCTCGATCTGCGGCGGGCTATTGACGCTGATCTATGGCCTGGTCAAGCGCGAGCCGGTGATCATCATCGGACAGTTGGCCTCGAACATCATCTATGTTCGCAACCTGATGCTGATCTTCAAGAGTCGCGCGCAGGTCTCGGAGACACTGGACAGTTAG
- a CDS encoding glycosyltransferase family 2 protein — MPSSEPAAIAVSIVVPVRNEAENIAPVIAEISAALDDRWRYEIIYVNDGSTDATGDRLAAVMESRPNLRQIRHATSGGQSAAVRSGVRAARGAIVATLDGDGQNNPAFLPALVSAIEQGGERTGLAAGQRVGRKDTGFKKIQSRVANAVRNAILHDGTRDTGCGLKAFRRDVFLALPYFDGLHRFLPALVRREGYDIVYVDVVDRPRHSGVSNYGFFDRLWIGIMDLAGVWWLIRRKKPTPVATEVK, encoded by the coding sequence TTGCCTTCTTCTGAGCCAGCCGCCATCGCCGTCTCGATCGTTGTTCCCGTGCGCAACGAGGCTGAAAATATCGCGCCCGTGATCGCGGAGATCTCGGCGGCGCTCGACGACCGCTGGCGTTACGAAATCATCTATGTCAACGATGGCTCGACGGATGCAACCGGCGACCGGCTCGCCGCCGTCATGGAAAGTCGTCCCAACCTGCGCCAGATCCGTCATGCGACATCGGGGGGGCAATCAGCAGCCGTGCGCAGTGGCGTTCGCGCGGCGCGCGGCGCGATCGTTGCAACGCTCGACGGCGATGGCCAGAACAACCCCGCCTTCCTGCCCGCGCTGGTTTCCGCCATCGAGCAAGGTGGCGAACGTACCGGCCTTGCCGCTGGCCAACGGGTAGGCCGCAAAGATACCGGCTTCAAGAAGATTCAGTCACGCGTCGCCAACGCCGTGCGCAACGCGATCCTGCATGACGGCACGCGTGATACCGGTTGCGGCCTGAAGGCGTTTCGGCGCGACGTGTTTTTGGCGTTGCCGTATTTCGACGGCCTGCACCGTTTCCTGCCGGCGCTGGTGCGCCGTGAGGGATATGACATCGTCTATGTCGACGTGGTTGACCGTCCGCGACATTCGGGCGTGTCAAACTATGGCTTTTTCGACCGGCTCTGGATCGGAATCATGGATCTTGCTGGCGTGTGGTGGCTGATCCGCCGCAAGAAACCGACGCCTGTTGCGACCGAGGTGAAGTGA
- a CDS encoding phosphatase PAP2 family protein, which translates to MSTQSGSEPAAGYFSRLSTIVSTWAKQLASSASQAHRTEAARKVTRQTLLAFVSAVMLIGVLMIWIDAPEIALMPPRGTTSLWPFRILTDFGKDNYVLLLLIILLVGAALAAAAARDSARHRLLAIGVHLQFLLLALAIPLAAGEVLKWIAGRGRPFVGGQSNPFNFAPFAGTEAHASLPSAHSITAFALAFAVAAVWPRLRGLAIAYALLIAFTRLVLLAHHPSDVVAGAAIGIIGAMWVRYWFAARGLGFAVGEGGIISPAANEPLKGVAAGAPAS; encoded by the coding sequence ATGTCCACCCAGTCCGGCTCCGAACCAGCCGCCGGCTACTTCTCTCGCCTGTCGACGATTGTATCAACATGGGCGAAGCAGCTCGCAAGTTCGGCATCCCAAGCGCACCGCACTGAAGCCGCACGGAAAGTGACGCGCCAGACGCTTCTGGCCTTCGTAAGCGCTGTCATGCTGATCGGCGTGTTGATGATTTGGATCGACGCGCCAGAAATCGCATTAATGCCGCCGCGCGGCACCACGAGTCTCTGGCCATTCCGGATTCTGACCGACTTCGGCAAGGACAACTATGTGCTATTGCTGTTGATCATTCTGCTGGTCGGCGCGGCGCTGGCCGCCGCCGCCGCACGCGATTCCGCAAGACACCGGCTGCTTGCGATCGGCGTGCATCTGCAATTTCTATTGCTCGCGTTAGCGATACCGCTTGCCGCCGGCGAGGTATTGAAGTGGATCGCCGGCCGGGGCCGGCCGTTCGTCGGCGGGCAGTCCAATCCCTTCAACTTCGCGCCTTTTGCAGGAACCGAAGCCCACGCGAGCCTCCCCTCGGCACATTCGATCACGGCCTTTGCGCTCGCCTTTGCGGTCGCTGCGGTCTGGCCGCGGCTGCGGGGGCTCGCAATCGCCTATGCACTGCTGATCGCGTTTACGCGTCTCGTCCTTCTGGCGCACCACCCGAGCGACGTTGTGGCTGGCGCCGCAATCGGAATCATAGGTGCCATGTGGGTGAGATACTGGTTTGCCGCGCGGGGACTGGGGTTTGCCGTGGGCGAGGGCGGCATCATTTCGCCAGCCGCCAATGAGCCCCTCAAGGGGGTTGCCGCCGGGGCACCAGCCTCATAA